A region of Mesorhizobium sp. M3A.F.Ca.ET.080.04.2.1 DNA encodes the following proteins:
- a CDS encoding extracellular solute-binding protein, whose protein sequence is MTIANTGCSPSSRKRRGKLITAALVALACSAAGFVQQAAAANVKVAYALDYMFSKPELITKWYGNIKKEFEAAHPGDTLELVPIPGGYEDFMTKLSLLYNSPKTAPDIIHVMSVSIGQFADGGLLLPLDDKAKAASWWQDFPKPVQNEGLVDGTHYGVVVGINTYQLLFSRPLMEKAGLSADWTPKNWDDILTAARAIKKAVPDSWPIWLITGTAQGPASLGNGPGLLLTASSEPKIYDQKTKKWVVDSKGIREVLEFYKKAAADNLLAPSSQIMNPNATNNSATILPEGKTGIVFAGNWIPIDWNPQVCTPCWGEKEQETIGSTAVPTSNGQAPHTAATMDTQAAAIYKDTPNPDLAWAVVNIMTEKQQQLDLSAWGPAIPPTPALSKDPVYLGYSLPRFQTSFADLTATATSMPSSPELPVWAYAFQMATQTMVLKPDTSIDDAVKVMHKYVADQLGEDKVETLP, encoded by the coding sequence ATGACCATTGCAAATACAGGTTGCTCGCCATCGTCGCGAAAGCGTCGTGGCAAGCTTATTACCGCGGCGCTGGTAGCATTGGCTTGCAGCGCGGCTGGATTCGTTCAGCAGGCTGCCGCCGCCAACGTCAAGGTTGCATATGCCCTTGACTACATGTTCTCCAAGCCGGAACTGATCACAAAATGGTACGGCAACATCAAGAAGGAATTCGAAGCCGCCCATCCCGGGGATACCTTGGAGCTCGTTCCAATTCCCGGTGGCTATGAAGACTTCATGACGAAGCTCAGCCTTCTGTACAACTCACCTAAAACGGCACCCGACATCATTCACGTGATGAGCGTCAGCATCGGGCAATTTGCCGATGGCGGTCTTCTGCTTCCCTTGGATGACAAGGCCAAGGCAGCTTCCTGGTGGCAGGACTTTCCGAAGCCCGTGCAGAACGAGGGTTTGGTCGATGGCACCCACTATGGCGTTGTCGTGGGCATCAATACCTACCAGCTGCTGTTCAGCCGCCCATTGATGGAGAAGGCAGGCCTGTCGGCCGATTGGACACCCAAGAACTGGGACGACATCCTCACCGCGGCGCGCGCCATCAAGAAGGCGGTTCCGGACTCCTGGCCTATTTGGCTCATCACCGGCACCGCCCAGGGACCAGCAAGCCTAGGTAATGGGCCTGGGCTGTTGCTGACGGCCTCCAGCGAGCCCAAGATCTACGACCAGAAGACCAAGAAGTGGGTTGTCGACAGCAAGGGCATCCGCGAGGTTCTGGAGTTCTACAAGAAGGCCGCCGCCGACAATCTGCTCGCCCCTTCGTCGCAGATCATGAACCCGAACGCGACCAACAACTCGGCGACCATCTTGCCTGAGGGTAAAACGGGTATCGTGTTTGCAGGCAACTGGATCCCGATTGACTGGAATCCCCAGGTTTGCACGCCGTGCTGGGGAGAAAAGGAGCAGGAGACCATCGGGTCGACGGCAGTTCCAACGTCGAATGGTCAGGCCCCGCACACCGCCGCGACGATGGATACTCAAGCCGCGGCGATCTACAAGGATACGCCGAATCCGGATCTGGCGTGGGCTGTAGTCAACATCATGACCGAAAAGCAGCAGCAACTTGATCTGAGCGCATGGGGCCCGGCTATTCCGCCGACTCCTGCGCTCAGCAAGGATCCGGTATATCTGGGTTACAGTCTGCCGCGGTTCCAGACGAGCTTTGCGGATCTTACTGCGACAGCGACCAGCATGCCGTCCAGCCCCGAGCTTCCTGTCTGGGCTTATGCCTTCCAGATGGCAACGCAGACCATGGTGCTGAAACCGGATACCTCGATCGACGATGCTGTCAAGGTGATGCACAAATACGTCGCCGATCAGCTGGGAGAGGATAAGGTCGAGACGCTGCCATGA
- a CDS encoding ABC transporter ATP-binding protein produces the protein MQRIRSIEWLFGTPDRSGFSGNNNATNVGSISRTMASVTFQSVWKRFGAATIIHDLNLQIFDGEFMVFVGPSGCGKTTTLRMLAGLETPTYGKILLDQKDVTLTPPGGRDTAMVFQSYALYPHMTVRKNLAFGPGVRGEPKADVANRVERVAQLVGLDKLLDRRPAELSGGQRQRVALARAMIRRPRLFLLDEPLSNLDAALRSHMRTEISDLQRQLGVTTVYVTHDQVEAMTMGHRIAVFDKGRILQVATPAELYRSPANKAVATFIGSPKMNVLPATVQTEGGSARFSSLGTTFKLALQAFSDALPAEVELGIRPDDLHWTKDAPSRCSQKITGTVASIETTGSETFVLVNVAGTEINSRFPSFAPVRIGDQVDLVFDPRDLHFFDSISGANLCSPQKELLSAAEPARSVG, from the coding sequence TTGCAGCGTATCCGTTCCATCGAATGGTTGTTTGGTACTCCGGACCGAAGCGGCTTCTCCGGCAATAACAACGCAACGAACGTAGGAAGTATTAGCAGGACCATGGCTTCAGTAACATTCCAGAGCGTATGGAAGCGCTTCGGTGCAGCCACAATTATACATGACCTCAACCTTCAGATTTTCGACGGCGAGTTCATGGTTTTTGTCGGACCGTCTGGCTGCGGCAAGACAACGACACTGCGAATGTTGGCTGGCCTTGAGACCCCGACTTACGGCAAGATCTTGCTGGATCAGAAAGATGTGACGCTTACGCCGCCTGGCGGCCGCGACACGGCGATGGTGTTCCAGAGCTACGCTCTTTACCCCCACATGACGGTTCGCAAGAATCTGGCATTTGGTCCAGGCGTCCGCGGCGAACCAAAGGCCGACGTAGCGAACCGCGTCGAAAGAGTCGCGCAGCTGGTTGGTCTGGACAAGCTTCTGGATCGGCGGCCGGCAGAACTGTCAGGAGGGCAGCGTCAGCGCGTCGCGTTGGCCAGAGCCATGATCCGCCGGCCACGCCTTTTCCTGCTAGACGAGCCGCTTTCCAACCTTGATGCGGCCTTGCGGTCGCACATGCGGACGGAAATCTCGGATCTGCAAAGGCAGCTCGGGGTGACAACCGTTTATGTGACACATGATCAGGTCGAAGCCATGACGATGGGTCACCGCATCGCCGTCTTTGACAAGGGTCGTATCCTGCAGGTCGCTACCCCGGCGGAATTGTATCGTAGCCCCGCCAATAAGGCGGTCGCCACGTTTATCGGTTCGCCGAAGATGAACGTCTTGCCTGCCACGGTTCAAACGGAGGGCGGCAGCGCTCGCTTCAGCAGCCTTGGCACCACATTCAAGCTGGCATTGCAGGCGTTTTCCGATGCTCTGCCGGCGGAAGTGGAACTCGGCATTCGTCCCGATGACCTGCATTGGACGAAGGATGCCCCCTCGCGCTGCTCGCAAAAGATAACCGGTACGGTCGCGTCCATCGAGACAACCGGCTCGGAAACATTTGTGCTGGTCAATGTCGCTGGGACAGAGATCAACTCCAGATTTCCCAGCTTTGCTCCCGTTCGCATCGGCGACCAGGTCGATCTGGTATTTGATCCAAGAGACCTTCACTTCTTCGACAGTATTTCTGGCGCGAACCTTTGTTCACCTCAGAAAGAACTGCTGAGCGCGGCCGAACCGGCGCGATCGGTAGGTTGA
- a CDS encoding TetR/AcrR family transcriptional regulator produces the protein MSLPAQVQLARDELRRHLDKFDWAGQTARRREILQTFLKLATTEGYSSVTMRRLARAIGVKASSIYFHFPAGRDEIVTESMRWHYYEWGSAFLEAVDQCDGANEIWDAMVRVHLSRQLSLPESDLWDILVAMDRIGGFLPSEIREEIGYWLQLFPRMYEAAAHEMGYRNCETAVHVVVAVLDSATSWCRWSGDEGDLNAQVEHAIAVSRALLSSQSDIAEAATSTPKRSRR, from the coding sequence ATGTCTCTTCCAGCTCAGGTACAGCTTGCGCGTGACGAACTAAGGCGCCATCTGGACAAATTCGACTGGGCAGGGCAGACCGCGCGGCGGCGCGAGATACTGCAGACTTTTTTGAAGCTTGCCACGACGGAAGGCTATTCATCCGTCACCATGAGGCGTCTCGCCAGGGCCATAGGGGTAAAGGCGTCCAGCATCTATTTCCACTTCCCGGCCGGCCGCGACGAAATCGTTACCGAGTCGATGCGCTGGCACTACTACGAATGGGGAAGCGCATTCCTCGAAGCAGTCGATCAATGTGACGGCGCGAACGAAATCTGGGATGCGATGGTGCGGGTACATCTTTCGCGGCAGCTTTCGCTTCCAGAGAGCGACCTTTGGGACATTCTTGTGGCCATGGACCGCATTGGCGGGTTCCTTCCCTCGGAAATCAGAGAGGAAATTGGCTATTGGCTGCAACTGTTTCCTCGCATGTATGAAGCTGCCGCACATGAAATGGGCTATAGAAACTGCGAGACCGCCGTGCATGTAGTAGTCGCCGTGTTGGACAGCGCGACCTCCTGGTGCAGATGGTCAGGCGACGAGGGCGATCTGAACGCCCAAGTGGAGCACGCCATAGCCGTTAGCCGTGCCTTGCTTTCCTCGCAGTCCGACATAGCGGAAGCGGCGACATCAACACCGAAGAGGTCACGCCGCTGA
- a CDS encoding thiamine pyrophosphate-dependent dehydrogenase E1 component subunit alpha encodes MSALQLSHDELLKVYRTMRMIRRFEERVMEEMGTGDIPGNTHLYAGQEASAVGVCLQLEEGDYISSTHRGHGHSIAKGVDIDSMMAELFGRASGTCGGKGGSMHIADLRKGMLGANGIVAAGAPITCGAALSMKVLGSRQVAVAFAGDGAMNEGVMSESFNLAKIWNLPIVFVIEDNGFGEATANAAVSAGSFTRRAESYDIPTLEVDGTDVFAVYSAAGEAVERARGGGGPTMLHVHVPRYYGHYSGDPDTYRTPEEKKAMRQERDCLVSFRRRMKEVSLLEEAELDAVDQEVEAAIDQAVAAARAAPFPPLSALTSDVYVKYL; translated from the coding sequence ATGTCAGCTCTGCAACTCTCCCATGATGAACTTTTGAAGGTGTATCGAACGATGCGGATGATCCGCCGGTTCGAGGAGCGTGTGATGGAGGAAATGGGGACCGGTGACATTCCGGGCAACACCCATCTCTATGCTGGCCAGGAGGCGAGCGCTGTGGGGGTTTGCCTGCAGCTTGAGGAGGGCGACTACATCTCGTCGACCCATCGTGGTCATGGCCATTCGATCGCCAAGGGCGTCGACATCGACAGCATGATGGCGGAGCTGTTCGGCCGCGCCAGCGGCACCTGCGGCGGCAAGGGCGGCTCGATGCACATAGCGGACCTCCGCAAGGGGATGCTTGGCGCGAACGGCATCGTGGCGGCCGGCGCGCCGATCACCTGCGGGGCGGCGCTCAGCATGAAGGTGCTGGGCTCCAGGCAGGTCGCGGTGGCCTTTGCCGGCGACGGCGCCATGAACGAAGGGGTGATGTCGGAGAGCTTCAACCTCGCCAAGATCTGGAACCTGCCGATCGTCTTCGTCATCGAGGACAACGGCTTTGGCGAGGCCACCGCCAACGCGGCTGTGTCGGCCGGCAGCTTCACCCGGCGCGCCGAGAGCTATGACATCCCGACCCTGGAGGTCGACGGGACGGACGTGTTTGCCGTCTACAGCGCCGCCGGCGAGGCGGTGGAGCGGGCGCGAGGGGGCGGCGGCCCGACGATGCTGCATGTGCATGTGCCGCGCTACTACGGCCATTACAGCGGCGACCCCGACACCTACCGCACGCCCGAGGAGAAGAAGGCCATGCGCCAGGAGCGCGACTGCCTGGTCAGCTTCCGCCGGCGGATGAAGGAGGTGTCGCTGCTGGAGGAAGCCGAGCTCGACGCGGTCGACCAGGAAGTCGAGGCGGCGATCGACCAGGCGGTCGCTGCTGCCCGGGCGGCGCCGTTCCCGCCGCTGTCGGCGCTGACCAGCGATGTCTATGTGAAGTATTTGTGA
- a CDS encoding sugar ABC transporter permease — MSSSLSFGVPIAKVGAQEGGAVSPPDGPRLDKPRVDPVSFVFLSPAAILLGGLFIGPVLYAIYLGFTNLQLIGLHAIHYQFTGLANVIDLVDDPTFYQSIWSTLVFVVGSGAVGATLLGLILAIAMQGSAAPARWVGNTFAILAWTLPPSTIAFVWLATTTQSGIIAMLVGMPNLDLLYQHAMLFVSLANAWSFAGLSLIMFSAALRSIPEDLYEAARLEGASSAQCLMQITIPMLKPTIVTVALLMMLQTFGNFTIVYLMTGGGPGNDSNILPVYAYLQGFKFHKLGYSALLGNVMVLLSAILGWLFLYFGRTRR, encoded by the coding sequence ATGAGTTCGTCCCTGTCCTTTGGCGTGCCAATCGCCAAAGTCGGAGCTCAAGAAGGGGGGGCTGTCAGCCCCCCCGACGGCCCGCGCCTGGACAAGCCGCGCGTCGATCCTGTGAGCTTCGTGTTTCTTTCGCCGGCGGCCATCCTTCTCGGCGGCTTGTTCATTGGCCCGGTGCTCTATGCGATCTATCTGGGTTTCACGAACCTTCAGCTGATCGGGCTTCATGCAATCCACTATCAGTTCACGGGCCTGGCCAATGTCATCGATCTGGTGGACGATCCGACGTTCTACCAATCCATATGGTCGACCCTGGTCTTTGTCGTCGGATCCGGCGCTGTGGGAGCCACATTGCTGGGCTTGATCCTGGCGATTGCCATGCAGGGCAGTGCCGCGCCAGCCAGATGGGTCGGCAATACATTCGCCATCCTGGCCTGGACGTTGCCGCCAAGCACCATCGCCTTCGTCTGGCTCGCCACGACCACGCAGTCAGGCATTATTGCAATGCTGGTGGGCATGCCTAATCTGGATCTGCTTTATCAGCATGCCATGCTCTTTGTGTCGTTGGCCAATGCCTGGTCCTTCGCGGGCCTCAGCCTGATCATGTTTTCGGCTGCGCTGCGCAGCATTCCGGAAGATCTTTATGAAGCAGCCCGACTTGAAGGAGCTTCTTCAGCTCAATGCCTGATGCAGATCACGATACCGATGCTGAAGCCAACCATTGTTACGGTGGCGCTGCTGATGATGCTCCAGACGTTTGGCAATTTCACGATCGTCTATCTCATGACAGGTGGCGGACCCGGCAATGACAGCAACATTCTGCCGGTCTACGCCTATCTGCAAGGATTCAAGTTCCACAAGCTTGGCTATTCGGCACTTCTGGGCAACGTGATGGTCTTGCTTTCGGCCATACTCGGCTGGCTCTTCCTGTACTTCGGGCGAACGCGTCGCTGA
- a CDS encoding carbohydrate ABC transporter permease yields the protein MNKPRSFTVGKLISNTTVLVITLFFAIPMLWLVLASIDQTASFQFKMPVPTVNHYITAVEAENLSALANSLALSGIAMVVGTTAAFMAAYVFSRHHVPFKNPLMLTILFLSGIPISILIVPTYKMFAILGWFSLVPTGVLLGVTGLPFQIYQLKNFIDAIPSELEEAAFMERASSFQILRLVIFPLTKPGLASAAIFGFVNAWGNFLIPIVLLSDVDQQPAPVRLYGFMGSTSINYGAVAAYSIVYSVPVLVLFLSMSRQFKAGFSLGGAVK from the coding sequence TTGAACAAGCCCAGGTCCTTCACCGTCGGCAAGCTGATCAGCAACACCACGGTATTGGTCATCACGCTTTTCTTTGCCATCCCAATGCTTTGGCTCGTGCTGGCGTCTATCGACCAAACGGCGTCGTTCCAGTTCAAGATGCCTGTCCCGACGGTCAACCACTACATCACGGCTGTCGAGGCGGAAAACCTGAGCGCATTGGCCAACAGCCTGGCTCTATCCGGCATCGCAATGGTTGTCGGTACAACCGCCGCATTCATGGCGGCTTATGTGTTCTCGAGGCATCATGTGCCCTTCAAGAACCCGTTGATGTTGACCATCCTGTTTCTATCGGGGATTCCGATCTCGATCCTGATCGTCCCGACGTATAAGATGTTTGCCATCTTGGGCTGGTTCTCGCTTGTGCCCACCGGGGTTCTCCTTGGTGTGACGGGGCTTCCGTTCCAGATCTACCAGTTGAAGAACTTCATCGATGCGATCCCTTCGGAACTCGAGGAAGCGGCCTTTATGGAAAGGGCCTCCAGCTTCCAGATACTTCGTCTGGTGATTTTCCCTCTCACCAAGCCCGGCCTGGCATCGGCAGCCATCTTCGGCTTCGTCAACGCCTGGGGTAATTTCCTCATCCCCATTGTGCTTCTGAGCGATGTTGATCAGCAGCCAGCACCTGTGCGTTTGTACGGCTTCATGGGATCCACCTCGATCAACTATGGGGCGGTGGCTGCCTATTCGATCGTCTATTCTGTTCCGGTGCTCGTTCTGTTCCTGAGCATGTCGCGCCAGTTCAAGGCCGGATTCTCGCTCGGAGGGGCCGTGAAGTAA